The following coding sequences are from one Frigoribacterium sp. Leaf415 window:
- the rplL gene encoding 50S ribosomal protein L7/L12 yields the protein MAKLTQDELIEAFKELTLIELSDFVKKFEEVFEVTAAAPVAAAGAAGPAAAAEEVEEQTAFDVVLEAAGDKKIQVIKEVRALTSLGLGEAKAVVDGAPSTVLEGASKEAADKAKAQLEAAGATITLK from the coding sequence ATGGCGAAGCTCACGCAGGACGAACTGATCGAGGCCTTCAAGGAGCTCACGCTCATCGAGCTCAGCGACTTCGTGAAGAAGTTCGAAGAGGTCTTCGAGGTCACCGCTGCTGCCCCCGTGGCCGCTGCCGGTGCCGCCGGCCCCGCCGCTGCCGCTGAAGAGGTCGAAGAGCAGACCGCCTTCGACGTCGTGCTCGAGGCTGCCGGCGACAAGAAGATCCAGGTCATCAAAGAGGTCCGTGCGCTCACGAGCCTCGGCCTCGGCGAGGCCAAGGCCGTCGTCGACGGTGCCCCCAGCACCGTCCTCGAGGGCGCTTCGAAGGAGGCCGCCGACAAGGCCAAGGCTCAGCTCGAGGCCGCCGGCGCGACGATCACCCTCAAGTAG
- a CDS encoding helix-turn-helix transcriptional regulator, with amino-acid sequence MNTSNPTAVEPPSAELQPADHRAALDAIEQGWTQIAPLQGARLREAIRSTPEEEWRGRPRILLALAASHRSVGSRSRSAALPWFRGVAKALDADPDLPLDIRAGYHVHLGASLRTLGNFVVAHEHLEVARTLIENDLAESISVRISLSASFSLQLGLIRLHYGEIDQARFALSLANGLGEDHLSTAERVECLSALAFVAMLIGDFDLADRHVDLARELADGTDLLGSSFGALTQVTRVHLALERGEAVGGHEGLLADVRQASRGSDWEALGLFAEAHVLLAESRHIEVLDLLARITRTIDGFTGHSALTESAVVMRAETMRLLGQPHEARRLASSVTPSHHHIRCPARVLALVHLSAGEPEDALEALEQCLAIGDLHSERTMGQVHALQAAAHLALGDAAHSDIAFDRALLSAGHNGSIWLFATLPEDVLEHLVQRAVGRRQPPAIVGVLDRLRGTSADVVPQLAEPLSDRELVIVRHLATGQTLGQIGSQLFISVNTVKSHVRSIYRKLQASSRREAMTRVKQLGLDLDD; translated from the coding sequence GTGAACACGTCGAACCCCACGGCCGTCGAACCGCCGAGTGCCGAACTGCAGCCCGCCGACCACCGGGCTGCTCTCGACGCCATCGAACAGGGCTGGACCCAGATCGCCCCCCTGCAGGGAGCACGCCTGCGCGAGGCCATCCGCTCGACGCCCGAAGAGGAGTGGCGTGGGCGACCCCGCATCCTGCTCGCCCTGGCCGCGAGCCACCGCTCGGTCGGCTCCCGCTCGCGCAGTGCCGCCCTGCCCTGGTTCCGCGGCGTCGCCAAGGCGCTCGACGCCGACCCCGACCTGCCGCTCGACATCCGGGCGGGTTACCACGTCCACCTCGGCGCGTCCCTGCGCACCCTCGGCAACTTCGTCGTGGCCCACGAGCACCTCGAGGTCGCCCGGACCCTCATCGAGAACGACCTGGCCGAGTCGATCAGCGTGCGCATCTCGCTCAGCGCCTCGTTCTCGCTGCAGCTCGGCCTGATCCGCCTGCACTACGGCGAGATCGACCAGGCCCGCTTCGCCCTGAGCCTCGCCAACGGTCTCGGCGAGGACCACCTCAGCACCGCCGAGCGCGTGGAGTGCCTCTCGGCCCTCGCCTTCGTCGCGATGCTGATCGGCGACTTCGACCTCGCCGACCGCCACGTCGACCTCGCCCGCGAGCTCGCGGACGGCACCGACCTGCTGGGCAGCTCGTTCGGCGCCCTGACCCAGGTCACCCGCGTGCATCTCGCCCTCGAACGCGGCGAGGCCGTGGGCGGCCACGAAGGACTGCTCGCCGACGTCCGCCAGGCATCGCGCGGCAGCGACTGGGAGGCGCTCGGCCTGTTCGCCGAGGCGCACGTGCTGCTGGCCGAGAGCCGCCACATCGAGGTCCTCGACCTGTTGGCCCGGATCACCCGCACCATCGACGGCTTCACCGGGCACAGCGCCCTGACCGAATCGGCCGTCGTGATGCGGGCCGAGACCATGCGCCTGCTCGGGCAGCCCCACGAGGCCCGCCGACTGGCCTCGTCGGTGACCCCGTCGCACCACCACATCCGCTGTCCCGCTCGCGTGCTCGCCCTCGTGCACCTCTCCGCGGGCGAGCCCGAGGACGCCCTCGAGGCGCTCGAGCAGTGCCTCGCCATCGGCGACCTGCACAGCGAGCGCACCATGGGCCAGGTGCACGCGCTCCAGGCCGCCGCACACCTCGCGCTCGGCGACGCCGCGCACAGCGACATCGCCTTCGACCGGGCGTTGCTGAGCGCCGGCCACAACGGGTCGATCTGGCTCTTCGCCACCCTGCCCGAGGACGTCCTCGAACACCTCGTGCAGCGCGCCGTCGGCCGTCGGCAGCCGCCCGCCATCGTCGGGGTGCTGGACCGCCTGCGCGGCACCTCGGCGGACGTCGTGCCGCAGCTCGCCGAGCCGCTGAGCGACCGTGAGCTCGTCATCGTCCGGCACCTGGCCACCGGCCAGACCCTCGGCCAGATCGGCAGCCAGCTGTTCATCTCGGTCAACACGGTCAAGAGCCACGTGCGCAGCATCTACCGCAAGCTCCAGGCGTCGTCGCGCCGCGAGGCGATGACCCGCGTCAAGCAGCTCGGCCTCGACCTCGACGACTAG
- the rplJ gene encoding 50S ribosomal protein L10, with the protein MANKEASVAELTDNFRDSTAVLLTEYRGLTVAELKELRKSISADATYAVVKNTLSKIAANNAGISSFDDELVGPSAIAFVHGDPVAVAKSLRDFAKAHPALIVKNGYFDGNPLTADEVKQLADLESREVLLGKLAGAFKASLFGAAYLFQAPLSQAVRTVEALRAKQEADS; encoded by the coding sequence ATGGCGAACAAGGAAGCATCGGTCGCCGAGCTCACGGACAACTTCCGTGACTCGACCGCCGTCCTGCTCACCGAGTACCGCGGTCTCACTGTTGCCGAGCTGAAAGAGCTCCGCAAGTCCATCAGTGCAGACGCGACGTACGCCGTGGTGAAGAACACGCTCAGCAAGATCGCGGCCAACAACGCCGGAATCAGCTCGTTCGACGACGAACTCGTCGGACCGTCTGCGATCGCCTTCGTGCACGGTGACCCTGTCGCCGTCGCCAAGAGCCTGCGTGACTTCGCCAAGGCGCACCCCGCTCTGATCGTGAAGAACGGTTACTTCGACGGTAACCCGCTCACGGCAGACGAGGTCAAGCAGCTCGCCGATCTCGAATCCCGAGAGGTGCTGCTGGGCAAACTGGCCGGCGCCTTCAAGGCTTCGCTGTTCGGTGCTGCCTACCTGTTCCAGGCACCGCTGTCCCAGGCCGTTCGCACGGTCGAGGCGCTGCGTGCCAAGCAGGAAGCCGACAGCTAA
- a CDS encoding sensor histidine kinase, with the protein MSDALPARVGSRLRGLVGRAPGLAGPLTLRNRLILSIVALVVLLTIVIGSVSVIVLQASLMRQLDDELEGATGRSVPMVNAQGSTTRPYLTPDGDDLSGPRQSPGTFTAVVVNGSVVAAYRVEQSGRVVSPRLTDDLTSVVTTAAGATDPETVSLGSDLGSYRVESLAVGYQTTTTSGSLATTPAYLVVGLPTSSVDRTITVMVITILAVTLIGLAIAIAVAYGVVRSALRPLERMSDTALRVAELPLDRGEVALAERVDEADADTRTEVGRVGASLNRMLGHVSGALEARQQSENKVRQFVADASHELRTPLASVRGYAELTRRMNTGLPDDVVYAMGRIESESLRMTSLVEDLLLLARLDEGRDLVTGDVDLTRVVLDTVNDAHVAGPTHDVDVYVPDEPVTVSGDAMRLHQIVANLLTNVRTHTPDGTHVHVSLTVDDASGQAVVSVADDGPGIDPAVLPVLFERFARADSSRSRKAGSTGLGLAIVQAVVHSHGGTVDVASSDDGATFTVRLPLATPVVAPDRDAEEARLA; encoded by the coding sequence GTGAGCGATGCCCTGCCCGCCCGGGTGGGCTCGCGCCTCCGCGGCCTCGTGGGGCGGGCGCCCGGTCTCGCCGGCCCGCTCACGCTGCGCAACCGCCTGATCCTCAGCATCGTCGCGCTCGTCGTGCTGCTGACCATCGTGATCGGCTCGGTCAGCGTCATCGTCCTGCAGGCGTCGCTGATGCGTCAGCTCGACGACGAACTCGAAGGGGCGACCGGTCGCTCGGTGCCCATGGTGAACGCCCAGGGCTCGACGACCCGGCCGTACCTGACCCCCGACGGCGACGACCTCTCGGGCCCGCGGCAGTCGCCCGGCACCTTCACGGCCGTAGTCGTCAACGGGTCGGTCGTCGCGGCGTACCGGGTCGAGCAGTCGGGACGGGTCGTCTCGCCCCGCCTGACCGACGACCTGACGTCGGTGGTGACGACGGCCGCCGGGGCGACCGACCCCGAGACCGTCTCGCTCGGGTCGGACCTGGGCTCGTACCGGGTGGAGTCCCTCGCGGTCGGCTACCAGACGACGACCACGTCGGGTTCGCTCGCCACGACCCCGGCGTACCTCGTCGTGGGTCTGCCCACGAGCAGTGTCGACCGCACCATCACGGTCATGGTGATCACCATCCTCGCCGTGACACTCATCGGCCTCGCGATCGCCATCGCCGTGGCCTACGGCGTCGTGCGCAGCGCCCTCCGACCGCTCGAGCGCATGTCCGACACGGCGCTGCGGGTCGCCGAGCTGCCGCTGGACCGCGGCGAGGTGGCGCTGGCCGAACGCGTCGACGAGGCCGACGCCGACACCCGCACCGAGGTGGGCCGCGTCGGTGCCTCGCTCAACCGCATGCTGGGCCACGTGTCCGGCGCCCTCGAGGCCCGTCAGCAGAGCGAGAACAAGGTGCGGCAGTTCGTCGCCGACGCCTCGCACGAGCTGCGGACCCCGCTCGCGTCGGTCCGCGGCTACGCCGAGCTGACCCGCCGCATGAACACCGGACTGCCCGACGACGTGGTCTACGCCATGGGCCGCATCGAGTCGGAGTCGCTGCGGATGACCTCGCTCGTCGAGGACCTCCTGCTGCTCGCCCGCCTCGACGAGGGGCGCGACCTCGTCACGGGCGACGTGGACCTCACCCGGGTCGTGCTCGACACGGTCAACGACGCGCACGTGGCCGGACCCACGCACGACGTCGACGTGTACGTGCCCGACGAGCCGGTGACCGTGTCGGGCGACGCCATGCGGCTGCACCAGATCGTCGCGAACCTGTTGACCAACGTCCGCACCCACACGCCCGACGGCACGCACGTGCACGTCTCGCTCACGGTCGACGACGCGTCCGGGCAGGCCGTCGTCTCGGTCGCCGACGACGGGCCGGGCATCGACCCGGCCGTGCTGCCGGTGCTGTTCGAGCGGTTCGCGCGCGCCGACAGCTCGCGGTCGCGGAAGGCCGGCTCGACGGGCCTCGGCCTCGCGATCGTGCAGGCCGTCGTCCACTCCCACGGGGGGACCGTCGACGTCGCCAGCTCGGACGACGGGGCGACCTTCACCGTCCGCCTGCCGCTCGCGACGCCCGTCGTCGCACCCGACCGGGACGCCGAGGAGGCGCGACTTGCGTGA
- a CDS encoding APC family permease: protein MPHESRVTSRPSLVAQLRARKPLEAYVAESEATADGGPRLRRTLGVWHLTAISIGATLGTGILVVLGTAVPLAGPAVWISFVLAGVAALLSALSYAEMAGSVPVSGSSYSYAYATLGEGIAWVCGWCLVLEYAVSVAAVAVGAGQYVNEALDVFGLALPAAIAEPPGAGGVLNLPAAVLVLLATLVLVPGARESAWVNTLLVVVKVALLVFFVAVAFTAFSVGNFEPLAPMGAAGVSAAASRLFFSYIGFDAASTAGEEARDAKRDLPRAIIASIVIITVLYILVAVAAIGARPWTTFTDGEATLVTIVADITGQPWVAFLFAVTAVAAIASVVLTVLYGQTRIFVSMARDGLVPGVLGRVSARTQTPVAGTLIVGGAVAVAAAVIPLGALADATSIGTLFAFALVNVSVIWLRRNRPELDRTYKVPLYPLTPILGCAFCVLLMVTLGWVTWAAFAVWMAVGTAVYLGYGRRHSVLARAS, encoded by the coding sequence GTGCCCCACGAGTCCCGCGTCACGTCCCGCCCGTCCCTCGTCGCCCAGCTGAGGGCCCGCAAACCCCTCGAGGCGTACGTCGCCGAGAGCGAGGCCACCGCCGACGGCGGGCCCCGCCTGCGCCGCACCCTGGGCGTCTGGCACCTCACGGCGATCAGCATCGGTGCGACCCTCGGCACGGGCATCCTGGTCGTGCTCGGCACGGCCGTCCCGCTGGCCGGCCCAGCGGTCTGGATCTCGTTCGTGCTCGCCGGCGTCGCGGCCCTGCTGTCGGCGTTGTCGTACGCCGAGATGGCGGGCAGCGTGCCCGTGTCGGGCTCGAGCTACTCGTACGCGTACGCGACGCTCGGCGAGGGCATCGCCTGGGTCTGCGGGTGGTGCCTCGTGCTCGAGTACGCCGTCTCGGTCGCGGCCGTCGCGGTCGGTGCGGGCCAGTACGTGAACGAGGCCCTCGACGTGTTCGGGCTCGCCCTGCCGGCCGCGATCGCCGAGCCCCCGGGCGCCGGTGGCGTGCTCAACCTGCCCGCGGCGGTGCTCGTCCTGCTCGCCACCCTCGTGCTGGTGCCGGGCGCCCGCGAGAGCGCCTGGGTGAACACGCTGCTCGTCGTCGTCAAGGTGGCGCTGCTCGTGTTCTTCGTCGCCGTCGCCTTCACGGCCTTCAGCGTCGGCAACTTCGAGCCGCTGGCGCCGATGGGCGCGGCCGGCGTCTCGGCCGCCGCGTCCCGGCTGTTCTTCTCGTACATCGGCTTCGACGCGGCGTCCACGGCCGGCGAGGAGGCCCGCGACGCGAAGCGCGACCTGCCGCGCGCCATCATCGCCTCGATCGTGATCATCACGGTGCTGTACATCCTCGTGGCCGTCGCCGCGATCGGCGCGCGGCCGTGGACGACCTTCACCGACGGCGAGGCGACCCTCGTCACGATCGTCGCCGACATCACGGGGCAACCGTGGGTCGCCTTCCTCTTCGCCGTCACCGCCGTGGCCGCGATCGCGAGCGTCGTGCTGACGGTGCTCTACGGTCAGACGCGCATCTTCGTCTCGATGGCCCGTGACGGCCTCGTGCCCGGCGTCCTCGGCCGCGTCTCGGCGCGGACGCAGACCCCCGTCGCCGGCACCCTGATCGTCGGCGGAGCGGTGGCCGTGGCCGCCGCCGTGATCCCCCTCGGCGCCCTCGCCGACGCGACGAGCATCGGCACGCTCTTCGCCTTCGCCCTGGTCAACGTCTCGGTCATCTGGCTCCGGCGCAACCGGCCCGAGCTCGACCGGACCTACAAGGTGCCGCTGTACCCGCTGACCCCGATCCTCGGCTGCGCCTTCTGCGTCCTGCTGATGGTGACGCTCGGTTGGGTCACCTGGGCGGCCTTCGCCGTCTGGATGGCCGTGGGCACCGCGGTGTACCTCGGGTACGGCCGCCGGCACTCGGTCCTGGCCCGCGCCTCCTGA
- a CDS encoding ABC transporter ATP-binding protein, whose amino-acid sequence MSSMHAPAGGPRGGGRPGGSGRVSSGDADAQRAANATAPRIPDLLGRIRGLFVPHKRALVVTVVLVLIGAAISVAPPLLTKQAFDRGLFPPGGPDVPVLLELVGAMVGLWVLSAGIGVWQTYLTATVGNKVMGALRIRLFGHLQRMELAFFTRTKTGVIQSRLQNDVGGVANVLSNTISSVLGNTVTVIAAFVSMLVLSWQMTVVTVILLPLLVVAQRRVGQVRARIATKTQESLSDMTAITQEALSVSGILLAKSFNQQHAEVERYAAENRTQIGLQVRQQMSGQWFFAVVQIFLSVIPALIYLVAAWLILRDVPVTAGTIVAFTTVQARLTFPLMGLLRVALDLQTSGALFARIFEYLDLHPAITNDPSAETVDETQLGRVEFDDVSFSYPDAEPGQKTLDGVSFDIAPGQFAAFVGPSGAGKTTVSYLIPRFYEASGGAVRFAGTDVRRLDQESLVGNIGIVSQETYLFHASIGDNLRYARPDATDEQLVDAARQANIHETIASFPDGYDTIVGERGYRLSGGEKQRIAIARVLLKDPAVMVLDEATSALDTVSERVVQEALDTATRGRTTIAIAHRLSTVRDADVVFVVVAGRVVERGTHDELLALGGVYAELYGQQVSA is encoded by the coding sequence ATGAGCTCGATGCACGCCCCCGCAGGCGGTCCCCGTGGCGGGGGCCGCCCGGGTGGTTCCGGTCGGGTGTCGAGCGGCGACGCCGACGCCCAGCGCGCGGCGAACGCCACGGCGCCGCGCATCCCCGACCTGCTCGGTCGCATCCGGGGCTTGTTCGTCCCGCACAAGCGGGCCCTCGTCGTCACCGTCGTGCTGGTCCTCATCGGCGCCGCCATCAGCGTGGCTCCGCCGTTGCTCACCAAGCAGGCGTTCGACCGGGGGCTGTTCCCGCCGGGCGGCCCCGACGTGCCCGTGCTGCTCGAGCTGGTGGGCGCCATGGTGGGGCTCTGGGTGCTGTCGGCCGGCATCGGTGTCTGGCAGACGTACCTGACGGCCACGGTCGGCAACAAGGTCATGGGTGCGTTGCGCATCCGCCTCTTCGGGCACCTGCAGCGCATGGAGCTCGCGTTCTTCACCCGCACCAAGACCGGCGTCATCCAGTCCCGGCTGCAGAACGACGTCGGTGGCGTCGCGAACGTGCTCAGCAACACCATCTCGAGTGTCCTGGGCAACACCGTCACGGTCATCGCCGCCTTCGTGTCCATGCTCGTCCTCAGCTGGCAGATGACCGTCGTCACGGTGATCCTGCTGCCGCTGCTCGTGGTGGCCCAGCGCCGGGTGGGCCAGGTGCGTGCCCGCATCGCCACCAAGACGCAGGAGTCGCTCAGCGACATGACGGCCATCACGCAAGAGGCGTTGAGCGTCAGTGGCATCCTGCTCGCCAAGAGCTTCAACCAGCAGCACGCCGAGGTCGAGCGCTACGCCGCCGAGAACCGCACGCAGATCGGGCTGCAGGTGCGTCAGCAGATGAGCGGGCAGTGGTTCTTCGCCGTCGTCCAGATCTTCCTCTCGGTCATCCCCGCCCTCATCTACCTGGTCGCGGCCTGGTTGATCCTCCGGGACGTGCCGGTGACCGCGGGCACGATCGTGGCCTTCACGACGGTCCAGGCCCGGTTGACCTTCCCACTCATGGGCCTGCTGCGGGTGGCCCTCGACCTGCAGACCTCCGGGGCGCTCTTCGCGCGCATCTTCGAGTACCTCGACCTCCACCCGGCGATCACGAACGACCCGTCGGCCGAGACCGTCGACGAGACGCAGCTCGGCCGGGTCGAGTTCGACGACGTCTCGTTCTCGTATCCCGACGCCGAGCCCGGGCAGAAGACCCTCGACGGCGTCTCGTTCGACATCGCCCCCGGGCAGTTCGCCGCCTTCGTCGGCCCGAGCGGTGCCGGCAAGACGACCGTGTCGTACCTGATCCCGCGGTTCTACGAGGCGTCCGGTGGCGCGGTGCGCTTCGCGGGCACCGACGTCCGGCGACTCGACCAAGAATCGTTGGTCGGCAACATCGGCATCGTCAGCCAAGAGACGTACCTGTTCCACGCCAGCATCGGCGACAACCTCCGCTACGCCCGACCCGACGCCACCGACGAGCAACTGGTCGACGCGGCCCGGCAGGCCAACATCCACGAGACCATCGCGTCGTTCCCCGACGGCTACGACACGATCGTCGGCGAGCGGGGCTATCGCCTCTCGGGTGGCGAGAAACAACGCATCGCCATCGCCCGCGTCCTGCTGAAAGACCCGGCGGTGATGGTCCTCGACGAGGCGACGAGCGCCCTCGACACGGTGTCCGAGCGCGTGGTCCAAGAGGCGCTCGACACCGCGACCCGCGGTCGGACGACGATCGCCATCGCCCACCGGCTCTCGACCGTCCGCGACGCCGACGTCGTGTTCGTCGTCGTGGCCGGGCGCGTCGTCGAGCGGGGGACGCACGACGAGCTGCTGGCGCTGGGCGGGGTCTACGCCGAGCTCTACGGGCAACAGGTGTCGGCGTAG
- a CDS encoding response regulator transcription factor has product MLGEVTTTTPATASAPRLTRADGTPLRVLVVDDENSLTDLLSMALRYEGWDVKAASDGQAALATAREFKPDAIVLDWMLPDIDGIQVLGRLRSSGDDTPILFLTAKDSVEDRVSGLTAGGDDYVTKPFSLEEVVARLRGLIRRSASAISEAGDSRIVVGDLVLDEESYEVTRAGREIELTATEFELLRFLMRNPRRVLSKAQILDRVWSYDFGGKSSVVEIYISYLRKKIDVGEEPMIHTVRGVGYVIKPTS; this is encoded by the coding sequence ATACTTGGAGAGGTGACCACAACGACCCCCGCCACCGCCTCGGCCCCCCGCCTCACCCGTGCCGACGGAACGCCCCTCCGAGTCCTCGTCGTCGACGACGAGAACAGCCTCACCGACCTGCTCTCGATGGCCCTGCGCTACGAGGGCTGGGACGTCAAGGCGGCCTCCGACGGCCAGGCGGCCCTCGCGACGGCGCGCGAGTTCAAGCCCGACGCGATCGTGCTCGACTGGATGCTGCCCGACATCGACGGCATCCAGGTGCTCGGTCGACTGCGGTCGAGCGGCGACGACACCCCGATCCTGTTCCTCACCGCGAAGGACAGCGTCGAGGACCGGGTGTCGGGTCTCACCGCCGGCGGCGACGACTACGTCACCAAGCCGTTCTCGCTCGAAGAGGTCGTCGCCCGGCTGCGCGGCCTGATCCGCCGGTCGGCCTCGGCCATCAGCGAGGCGGGCGACTCGCGCATCGTCGTCGGCGACCTCGTGCTCGACGAGGAGAGCTACGAGGTGACGCGGGCCGGTCGCGAGATCGAGCTGACCGCGACCGAGTTCGAGCTGCTGCGCTTCCTGATGCGCAACCCGCGCCGCGTGCTGAGCAAGGCGCAGATCCTCGACCGGGTCTGGAGCTACGACTTCGGCGGCAAGTCCAGCGTCGTCGAGATCTACATCTCGTACCTGCGCAAGAAGATCGACGTCGGCGAAGAACCCATGATCCACACCGTGCGCGGCGTGGGTTACGTGATCAAGCCCACGTCGTGA